One segment of Ficedula albicollis isolate OC2 chromosome 2, FicAlb1.5, whole genome shotgun sequence DNA contains the following:
- the PPP4R1 gene encoding serine/threonine-protein phosphatase 4 regulatory subunit 1 isoform X8, with product MLTPLGRLDKYAASENIFNRQMVARSLLDTLKEVSDDERDCIAVLERISRLADDSEPTVRAELMEQVPHIAMFCQENRPSIPYAFSKYLLPIVVRYLADQNNQVRKTSQAALLVLLEQELIERYDVETKVCPVLIDLTAPDSNDDVKTEAVAIMCKMASMVGKDITERLVLPRFCEMCCDCRMFHVRKVCAANFGDICSVVGQQATEEMLLPRFFQLCSDNVWGVRKACAECFMAVSCATSQEVRRTKLSTLFINLISDPSRWVRQAAFQSLGPFISTFANPSSSGQYFKEEDGKNPEEGDSAQENSEQVRTTEDVTTDEEHNRTEDLSSHSDDSDDFATKLENVMEDQITVSNNSKRESDFQTESSFHCTLPSESCGEMADENEQSSDCCTTDLQEAGLNSQETSLSEQELYNSFHFWRTPIPEIDIDFELQQTSDIKLDREIQELTMPVSPSIPMATRKELEEMIENLEPHIDDPDVKAQVEVLSAALRASSLDPQEETMAGVGKGTDSQTELTINDQQSFKPILGDIVPLIGDTVESMDSTLHYIHNDSDLSTSSSFSPEEERKSKIQDVVPQALLDQYLSMTDPSRAQTVDTEIAKHCAYSLPGVALTLGRQNWHCLKDTYETLASDMQWKVRRTLAFSIHELAVILGDQLTAGDLVPVFNGFLKDLDEVRIGVLKHLHDFLKLLHVDKRREYLYQLQEFLVTDNSRNWRFRAELAEQLILLLDLYSARDIYDYLRPIAFSLCADKVSSVRWISYKLVSEMVKKLYMASTPTFVVDLMNELVEKFCRCHKWSGRQTFVFICQTVIEDDCLPMDQFAEHLLPHLLHLASDKVPNVRVLLAKTLKQTLLEKEYFLNSANSHQEAVEQTIMALQMDGDSDVKYFASIHPASTKIADDAMSTASSTY from the exons AGCCAACAGTGCGGGCAGAACTGATGGAACAGGTGCCTCATATTGCTATGTTCTGTCAAGAAAACAGACCTTCCATCCCTTATGCTTTTTCCAAATACCTGCTGCCTATTGTGGTGCGATACCTCGCAGACCAGAATAACCAG GTAAGAAAAACAAGCCAGGCAGCGTTGTTAGTGCTGTTGGAGCAAGAACTCATTGAGAGATACGATGTGGAGACCAAAGTGTGCCCTGTGCTGATAGATCTGACAGCTCCAGACAGCAATGACGATGTGAagacagaagctgtggct ATTATGTGCAAAATGGCCTCCATGGTTGGAAAGGACATCACAGAAAGACTTGTGCTTCCCAGGTTCTGCGAGATGTGCTGTGACTGCAGGATGTTCCATGTCCGTAAG GTGTGTGCAGCCAATTTTGGAGATATCTGCAGTGTGGTTGGACAGCAAGCCACCGAAGAAATGCTG CTGCCGaggtttttccagctctgctctgataATGTGTGGGGAGTTAGGAAAGCCTGTGCTGAGTGCTTCATGGCAGTTTCTTGTGCAACATCACAGGAAGTCCGGAGGACAAAACTGTCAAccctttttattaatttgattAGTGATCCTTCACGATGG GTTCGCCAAGCAGCTTTTCAGTCTCTGGGGCCTTTCATATCAACTTTTGCTAATCCATCCAGCAGTGGCCAGTACTTTAAAGAAGAAGATGGTAAAAACCCAGAAGAAGGTGATTCTGCACAGGAAAACAG TGAACAAGTCAGGACCACAGAAGATGTCACAACAGATGAAGAGCACAACAGGACAGAGGATCTGTCTTCACATAGTGATGATAGTGATGATTTTGCAACGAAACTTGAAAATGTCATGGAAGATCAAATTACAGTGTCAAATAACTCCAAGAGGGAAAGTGATTTCCAGACTGAATCATCCTTCCATTGCACTTTGCCTTCAGAGTCTTGTGGGGAAATGGCGGATGAGAACGAGCAAAGCTCTGACTGCTGTACAACAGATctgcaggaggctgggctgAATTCACAGGAAACCTCTCTTTCAGAGCAGGAATTATACAACTCTTTCCATTTCTGGAGGACTCCAATTCCTGAAATAGATATTGACTTTGAGCTTCAGCAGACTTCTGATATAAAACTCGATAGAGAAATTCAGGAACTCACTATGCCAGTGTCTCCAAGCATTCCTATGGCAACAAGGAAAGAATTAGAAGAAATGATAGAAAACTTGGAACCCCATATAGATGATCCAGATGTTAAAG CACAAGTGGAGGTGTTGTCTGCTGCACTCAGAGCATCCAGTTTGGATCCACAAGAAGAGACAATGGCTGGTGTTGGCAAGGGAACAGATTCACAGACTGAATTAACCATCAATGACCAGCAAAGTTTTAAGCCTATACTGGGTGATATTGTGCCTTTAATTGGTGACACTGTTGAG agTATGGATTCTACACTTCACTATATTCATAATGATTCAGATTTGAGTACCAGCAGTAGTTTCAGCcctgaagaagaaagaaaatccaaaatacag GATGTTGTGCCTCAAGCCTTGCTGGATCAGTATTTGTCCATGACTGATCCGTCCCGCGCACAAACAGTCGACACCGAGATTGCCAAGCACTGCGCCTACAGCCTGCCCGGCGTGGCACTGACCCTGGGCAGGCAGAACTGGCACTGCTTGAAAGACACCTACGAGACTCTGGCATCTGACATGCAG TGGAAGGTTCGGCGGACGCTGGCGTTTTCTATCCATGAACTTGCTGTCATCCTTGGAGACCAGCTTACAGCTGGAGATTTGGTTCCTGTCTTCAATGGCTTTTTGAAGGACCTAGATGAAGTGAGGATAGGTGTGCTTAAGCACTTGCATGACTTCCTGAAG CTTCTTCATGTTGACAAAAGACGGGAGTATCTTTATCAGCTTCAGGAATTCCTGGTGACTGATAACAGCAGGAACTGGCGTTTCCGTGCTGAGCTGGCTGA GCAGCTGATTTTGCTTCTGGACCTGTACAGTGCCAGGGACATCTATGACTACCTGCGGCCTATTGCTTTCAGCCTCTGTGCAGACAAAGTGTCCTCTGTCCGCTGGATCTCCTACAAGCTG GTCAGTGAAATGGTAAAGAAGCTGTACATGGCTTCAACACCAACGTTCGTGGTAGACCTCATGAACGAACTTGTTGAAAAGTTCTGTAGATGCCACAAATGGTCTGGTCGGCAGACTTTTGTCTTTATTTGCCAG ACTGTCATTGAAGATGACTGCCTGCCCATGGACCAGTTTGCTGAGCATCTGTTGCCACACTTACTACACTTGGCATCTGACAAGGTTCCAAATGTTCGAGTCCTGCTCGCAAAAACATTGAAGCAAACCCTTTTGGAGAAAG AGTATTTTCTGAATTCTGCCAACTCTCACCAAGAAGCTGTGGAACAAACAATTATGGCTCTTCAAATGGATGGTGACAGTGATGTCAAGTATTTTGCAAGCATCCACCCTGCCAGTACCAAAATTGCAGATGATGCCATGAGCACTGCTTCATCAACTTACTAA